The genomic DNA TGTTACGCTCAAGGTTCGGCAGGAAGAAGAGGTGTTCCATTGGCTGCTAAGCTGGGGAAGCAAGGTAAAAGTCGTGTCCCCGCTATCCCTTGCCGAAAAAATTAGAGAAGAAGCAAAAGCAATGCTGACATAAAGGTGTCAGCAGCACCCGGCTATACTGGTCACATACCTATTGTAAAGGAGCCGGGAAAATGAAAACCATTTTAAAAGAGTTCGAAGAGATCGCTACGTATTATATTCATGCATTAGAGGGTTACACACCTGAAGAGTTCAGGCGCAAGCCCTCAGCAGAGGAATGGTCGATGAGCCAGCTGTACAATCATTTAATTACAGCTGCTTTTCATATGCAGATCAAAGGCATTGAGGACTGTGAACAGATGCAGCACCCATCCCAGGGAGAGAAAACAGCAGCAGCAGCTGCTATTTTTGCTGCCGGTGTATTCCCGCCCATTAAGGTTAAAGTGCCTTCCAAGCCGGGCTATACACCGGACTATTCAACAGATAAGGAGGAGATTACGGAGCGTCTATATCAGGTAATCGAGGAGATGCGCAGCATAGAGGAGCGGCTGTCTACCATTCCGGAGGATAGCAAAGTGCAGCATCCGGCTTTTGGCTACTTGAATGCGGTGGAGTGGTTCCGTCTTGTTCCGATGCATTTTACGCATCATCTGCGGCAGAAGGAAGCGATTGACCGTTTTCTAAGACATACAGCATAAAATTTGAACCAAATGGCTAGGTAGCTACGTAGTGGTATAGGGAAAGTAGAACTCTAACCACTAAAAAAGGAACAGGTTGTAAGGAAGGTAGGTATGCCGCTAATAACGAAAGAAAAAAGGGCAACAAAACGTCATACGCTGCAAAAACGGCTCGTGCTTTTAGTGTGTGCGCTGTTCCTTATTCCCGTGTTCTATGCTGGTGCTGCGCATCTCGCGATTATGAATACGGCGAAGCAGCATCCGTCCTCTCATGCAGCGTATATGATGATTCTTGGTGCGGGTCTTTGGGGAGAGCGTATGTCACCGTCTCTTCAATATCGGATGGATACAGGGCTCTCTTATCTAAAGCAAAACCCGCAAACAAAAGTCATTGTTACCGGAGGACAGGGTGTAGGCGAAGACTTGCCGGAAGCGGTAGCCATGCAACGTTACCTGGTGGACAACGGCATTGCACCTGAGCGAATTCTAGTAGAGGATAAGGCGCAGACAACAGCAGAGAATATTCGGTTTTCCAAGCCGCTTATGAAATCGGACCATGTGGTAATTGTGACGAACGACTTCCATGTACTGCGTGCGAAGCTATTGGCTGAACGAGCGGGTATGACAGTGGAGACGCTTGCAGCGCCGACACCGGATTCGGTGAAAGCCAAATTATTTATGCGCGAATATGCTGCTCTTTTGAAGTCGTGGTGGTTTGATTAGTGCTATATGTGGGCTTTGATGCAAAAAGGACGTCTCTTACTAGAGAGGCGTCCCTTTTTTGTTAGAGTAGCTGTGTATGGCACTTACAGCTTGAAGTTTTGTACTCTTGTTAGCGGATATTTTCCGCCAGGAAGGTATTTTTTTGCTCCTGACTCAAATTGAATATAGAGGTAGCTGCCGTTCTGCGCCAAATTTTGCGAGAGGGGCGGCATGGTAATGGAGTCTTTTAGGCGTGATTTGCTAAGATTCCAGTCCGGTACTTTTTTTCCGTTGATTTTGCGGTATTCGTCCGGTTTATTCTTTAATACATTTTTATAGCGTAACAGCTTACTGTCTTTGCTTCGGCCAAAGGATTGGCTGAGAATAATTTCATTGCTGCGTACGGCAATGCCTTGAATATAATGCGGAATCGTGAGAGAGTAGTTTGGCGTACTAGACGTCGGACGGTCTGTTTTACTGCTAAGCTTGTAGCCGACTACGTGTGTAACTCCTTTCTCTACGAAGCTGCCTACCCAAAGTACACCACCTGAGTACGAGGTGAAGGAAGCTTTGGTCGGTGTTTTGAACGTGGCGTCGAATACCAGATTAGCATTATCTTTGCTGTTCAATACTTTGCTTAGACTGAGGCGGTGCAGTTTGCCTTCAGAAGACACCCAGACGTGCTTCTTGCTGGCCGCAACACCCCCGGCATGTCCCGTATAGGGCTTTCCTTTAGCAGAGTAGAGATGAACATTCTTCTTAAACTTCTTTTCACTTGCATCCGTAATAGAGATGCTACCTGGCTTTCCGTCATCACGATAGTGAGACATTAGAATTTTATCATGGCTTTTCACATACGTAATGCCCTGTGGGACATATCCTTTTGTCAGGCCCGGAATCTTAACACCTGGCGAAGATTTCGACCAGAACTCCTTATAATGATTGGCGGCTTGTGCCTGTGGTGTCGAGAATCCAGCAAGTCCAATGCATACGAGCGAAAACATGAGTGTGAAGGAAAGCAGTAAACGCAGCTTCTTCAATTCATTCCCCTCCTTGTTTTCAGAATACGTATGAGTGTAGCGGATCACGGCGAAAATTTCCATGGTATTGTCAGAAAATAATAAATTAGGTTAGTATGACATAAGAAGGAAGATAGAGATAAGAAGATTACGAAGGTGGGGAGTACAACATGCGGCCTATTATATATGGAATATTGGCATCTTTTTTCTTCGCTTTTACATTTGTCTTGAACCGGGCGATGGATGTGGCAGGTGGGCATTGGATATGGAGTGCTTCGCTTCGTTACATATTCATGGTACCTTTTTTATTTTTAATTGTAGCGAAGCGAAGCAGCCTTACGAAGCTATTTTCACATATGCGCAGCTATCCCGGATCGTGGGTACTATGGAGTTTTACAGGGTTTGTCCTATTTTACGCACCGCTAAGTTTTGCGGCAGCATACGGACCAGGCTGGTTGATTGCCGGGACATGGCAGGTGACAATTATTGCGGGTTCTTTGCTTGTTCCGCTGTTTTATGAGCGTATAACCACACCGAATGGAACGATAAGGGTAAGGGGGAAGCTTCCGCTTAAGGGTCTATTTTTATCCTGCATCATTTTAGTAGGTGTAGCCGTGATGCAGATCGAGCATGCCAAAAGCATTTCGCAGGCGGCACTTTTGCTGGGGATTCTTCCGGTGGTGTTGGCTGCCTTTGCCTATCCGCTTGGAAATCGGAAAATGATGGAGGTATGCGGGGAAGACATCGACGCCTATCAGCGTGTATTAGGTATGATGCTAGCAAGCATGCCGTTCTGGCTTCTATTAGCCGGTATCGGATGGGTTGTTGCAGGGCCTCCAAGCATGGGACAGACCATGCAATCTATCGTTGTGGCAGTGAGCTCCGGCGTGATTGCGACCATCCTCTTTTTTGCGGCGACCGATATGGTGCGAGGTGATACGCATAAGCTGGCAGCTGTAGAAGCGACCCAATCGGGTGAGGTATTATTTGCTTTGCTCGGTGAAATACTGATTCTCTCTACACCACTTCCTACCTTCTGGTCATGGATCGGAATGCTTCTTGTTGTGCTTGGTATGGTTTTGCATAGCTTCTATTCACATGGACCAGCTACGAAAAAATCACCATCCATTATGCCGGAGAAGGCTACATAAAGCAGCGTGGATGATCAGACAAAAAAACTTTGTTATAGAATTCCATAATATGATATGGTATGAAAAGCTATAAGGAATTTTTTGTCACCATGGAAAGGTTGAGTATATGCTGCGGGAGCTTTTCATTAATATTGCAGTGCTGGTCTCTCTGTTATTTGCGGCCAATCACTTTTTTGAAAGAACGTACTTTCAGCGGCTTTCCAAGCGGCAGCTAGAGATTTTGACAGGAGTGACCTATGGCTGTATAGGGATTGTGTTACTGGCGTTTCATTTTGAGGTGAAGCCCGGTATCTTTATCGATATGCGGCACCTGCCTATTATGCTCGCATCGTTATATGGCGGGCTGCTTCCTGCTTTCATTGCAGGAGTAGTGATGGGGTTCACCCGCTTGGTTCAGACAGGCATAGAGCCGATGGCGCTGATCGGTTTTGTGAATATTGTCGTTGTGTCTCTTGTTTGTGTATTTCTATCGCGCTTTTTTGTGAATAAGTGGGTAGGCGGCCTTGTCCTAATGCTTTATATATTTCTTCAGAATGTGGCGATTTTCTTCTCCATTCTTACAGATATAACCCTTGTGCTGACAGCTAGCATGAAGTATTGGGTGATGCTCTTTCTCGGAGGTACGCTAAGCCTGTATGTACTTGATTATGTTCAGCGTTCCAATGATTTGGTTCGTTTATTGAAAGCGACGAAGGAGCAGTTGGAATCGTTTATTGAGCATAGTGCCGATGCCATTGTTATTTTGGGGATGGATCGGAGCGTTCAGCAGGTGAACGCAAGCTTTGAGAAGATGTACGGTTGGGAGGAAGAGGAGCTTATTGGCAGACAGCTACCTCTTATTCTGCAAAATGCACAGGAGCAAGCGGAGAAAATATTTGCG from Aneurinibacillus sp. REN35 includes the following:
- a CDS encoding DinB family protein, which codes for MKTILKEFEEIATYYIHALEGYTPEEFRRKPSAEEWSMSQLYNHLITAAFHMQIKGIEDCEQMQHPSQGEKTAAAAAIFAAGVFPPIKVKVPSKPGYTPDYSTDKEEITERLYQVIEEMRSIEERLSTIPEDSKVQHPAFGYLNAVEWFRLVPMHFTHHLRQKEAIDRFLRHTA
- a CDS encoding YdcF family protein; translated protein: MPLITKEKRATKRHTLQKRLVLLVCALFLIPVFYAGAAHLAIMNTAKQHPSSHAAYMMILGAGLWGERMSPSLQYRMDTGLSYLKQNPQTKVIVTGGQGVGEDLPEAVAMQRYLVDNGIAPERILVEDKAQTTAENIRFSKPLMKSDHVVIVTNDFHVLRAKLLAERAGMTVETLAAPTPDSVKAKLFMREYAALLKSWWFD
- a CDS encoding DMT family transporter; this encodes MRPIIYGILASFFFAFTFVLNRAMDVAGGHWIWSASLRYIFMVPFLFLIVAKRSSLTKLFSHMRSYPGSWVLWSFTGFVLFYAPLSFAAAYGPGWLIAGTWQVTIIAGSLLVPLFYERITTPNGTIRVRGKLPLKGLFLSCIILVGVAVMQIEHAKSISQAALLLGILPVVLAAFAYPLGNRKMMEVCGEDIDAYQRVLGMMLASMPFWLLLAGIGWVVAGPPSMGQTMQSIVVAVSSGVIATILFFAATDMVRGDTHKLAAVEATQSGEVLFALLGEILILSTPLPTFWSWIGMLLVVLGMVLHSFYSHGPATKKSPSIMPEKAT